A window of Leptotrichia wadei contains these coding sequences:
- the rfbC gene encoding dTDP-4-dehydrorhamnose 3,5-epimerase, which produces MNNFTIKETPIKGLVIIEPKIFGDKRGFFMETYNKKSFEELGLTMDFVQDNHSKSKKGVLRGLHFQTKHSQGKLVRVIKGSVYDVAVDLRKDSETFGKWHAVKLSAENKLMFYIPEGFAHGFLTLEDETEFTYKCTDLYAPEYDSGILWNDETINIDWKFEEFGINSDELTISEKDKIQQKFDKTKNYFE; this is translated from the coding sequence ATGAATAATTTTACAATAAAAGAAACCCCAATAAAAGGCTTAGTAATAATTGAGCCAAAAATTTTTGGAGATAAAAGAGGATTCTTTATGGAAACTTATAACAAGAAATCTTTTGAAGAATTGGGACTCACAATGGACTTCGTTCAAGATAACCATTCAAAATCTAAAAAAGGCGTTTTACGTGGACTTCACTTCCAGACAAAGCACTCTCAAGGAAAATTAGTACGTGTGATAAAGGGAAGCGTTTACGATGTGGCAGTTGATTTGAGAAAGGACAGCGAAACTTTTGGAAAATGGCATGCGGTAAAATTATCTGCCGAAAATAAACTGATGTTTTATATTCCAGAAGGCTTTGCACATGGCTTTTTAACACTTGAAGATGAAACAGAATTTACTTATAAATGCACAGATTTATATGCCCCAGAATATGATAGTGGAATTTTGTGGAATGATGAAACAATAAATATTGACTGGAAGTTTGAAGAATTTGGAATAAATTCTGACGAATTAACAATTTCTGAAAAGGATAAAATTCAACAAAAGTTTGATAAAACAAAAAATTATTTTGAATAA
- a CDS encoding glycosyltransferase family 2 protein, protein MYDFTVCIVTYNTPKSDLEKIIKCFQSINLNFKLWISDNSETDELKNFFENIGDARIEYIFNDSNKGFGAGHNVIINKLINNSEISEFHLIINADIYFEKNVIEKIIEYMRDHNEIGQIGPKIRDFKRKFSYTCRLFPTPVNLIFRRFLPFKNIVEKMNYDYEMKWANFDDIMEVPILSGCFIFLRVSVLKEIGGFDEQYFMYMEDYDLCRRIGEKYKVIYYPKVEIFHEHEKASYKSKKLMILHMKSAIKYFNKWGWFFDKKRKIKNRECMDKYKCN, encoded by the coding sequence ATGTATGATTTTACAGTATGTATTGTAACATATAATACACCAAAAAGTGATTTAGAAAAAATAATTAAATGTTTTCAAAGTATTAACTTGAATTTTAAATTATGGATTTCGGATAATTCAGAAACAGATGAATTGAAGAATTTTTTTGAAAATATTGGTGATGCCAGAATAGAATATATTTTTAATGATTCTAATAAGGGGTTTGGAGCTGGACATAATGTTATTATTAACAAATTAATTAATAACTCTGAAATATCAGAATTTCATTTAATTATTAATGCAGATATTTATTTTGAAAAAAATGTGATTGAAAAAATTATTGAATATATGAGAGATCATAATGAAATTGGACAAATAGGACCCAAAATTAGAGATTTTAAAAGAAAATTTAGTTATACTTGTAGATTGTTTCCAACACCTGTAAATCTTATTTTTAGAAGGTTTTTGCCATTTAAGAACATTGTTGAAAAAATGAATTATGATTATGAAATGAAATGGGCAAATTTTGATGATATAATGGAAGTACCAATTCTTTCAGGGTGCTTCATTTTTTTGAGAGTCTCTGTATTAAAAGAAATTGGTGGATTTGATGAACAGTATTTTATGTATATGGAAGATTATGATTTATGTCGAAGAATTGGGGAAAAATATAAAGTCATTTATTATCCAAAAGTTGAAATATTTCATGAGCATGAGAAAGCTTCGTATAAGTCAAAAAAACTAATGATATTACATATGAAATCGGCGATTAAGTATTTTAATAAGTGGGGATGGTTTTTTGATAAGAAAAGAAAAATAAAAAATAGAGAATGTATGGATAAATATAAATGTAATTAA
- a CDS encoding glycoside hydrolase family 16 protein, protein MKKKIFYRIVLFTLIGNTIFAAGKNEKRITPQQFENGVIEAKEKLENNLNKAEESVKTKRGKLNKFISKVKGKSWKLVWDDEFNGDYLDSTKWAYWENGNPWNAGNYIDENGKLVNQYGFDAKHYYLRDNVKVENGNMVITLKKENDKKVNVDGIERKILYSSGAIHTRNLYNVKYGKIEMRAAMPKGIGTWPAFWLWPEGYSQADGKPAIGEIDIVETDGGEMNRVTGTAHVLRSDNTYESFEGSDYKISKWSKEKLTNFNTYAVEWDDKEIKWLFNNKVYKRFSYKELEKKGLQNPFNQPYFIMINVALSKKTGEDGDVDFPTEMKVDYVRVYQKK, encoded by the coding sequence GTGAAAAAAAAGATTTTTTATAGAATAGTTTTGTTTACATTAATTGGAAATACAATATTTGCTGCAGGAAAAAATGAAAAAAGAATAACTCCTCAACAATTTGAAAATGGTGTAATTGAGGCAAAAGAAAAGCTTGAAAATAATTTAAATAAGGCTGAAGAAAGTGTAAAAACTAAAAGAGGTAAATTAAATAAGTTTATTTCTAAAGTAAAAGGTAAAAGCTGGAAATTAGTTTGGGATGATGAATTTAATGGAGATTATTTAGACAGTACAAAGTGGGCTTACTGGGAGAATGGAAATCCTTGGAATGCAGGGAATTATATTGATGAAAATGGGAAATTAGTAAACCAGTATGGATTTGATGCAAAACACTATTACTTGAGAGATAATGTTAAAGTTGAAAATGGAAATATGGTTATAACATTGAAAAAGGAAAATGATAAAAAGGTAAATGTGGATGGTATTGAAAGAAAAATTCTTTATAGTTCAGGAGCGATTCATACAAGAAACCTTTATAATGTGAAATATGGAAAAATTGAAATGAGAGCAGCTATGCCTAAGGGAATTGGAACTTGGCCTGCATTCTGGCTATGGCCTGAAGGATATTCTCAAGCTGATGGAAAACCTGCAATTGGTGAGATTGATATAGTGGAAACTGATGGCGGTGAGATGAATCGTGTTACAGGGACAGCGCATGTTTTAAGAAGTGACAATACTTATGAATCATTTGAAGGCAGTGACTATAAAATAAGTAAATGGTCTAAAGAGAAATTGACAAATTTCAATACTTATGCAGTAGAATGGGATGATAAGGAAATAAAGTGGCTATTTAATAACAAAGTATACAAAAGATTTAGTTACAAGGAATTAGAGAAAAAAGGGTTGCAAAATCCGTTTAATCAACCATATTTTATAATGATAAATGTGGCTTTGAGCAAAAAAACGGGAGAAGATGGAGATGTAGATTTTCCAACAGAAATGAAAGTTGATTATGTAAGAGTTTATCAGAAAAAATAA
- a CDS encoding dTDP-glucose 4,6-dehydratase has translation MKTYLVTGAAGFIGSNYLKYILNKYKDDDIRVIVVDVLTYAGNLGTIANEIKNERVKFEKVDIRDQREIARVFSENEVDFVVNFAAESHVDRSIENPQIFLETNILGTQNLLENAKKAWTIAKDENGYPIYKDGVKYLQVSTDEVYGSLSKDYDIAIDLVIDDEEVKKVVKNRTNLKTYGKNFFTEKTTLDPRSPYSASKASADHIVIAYGETYKMPINITRCSNNYGPYHFPEKLIPLMIKNVLEGKKLPVYGKGDNVRDWLYVEDHCKGIDLVLRNADIYEIYNIGGFNEEQNINIVKLVIDVLREEIENNDEYKKVLKTDLQNINYDLITYVQDRLGHDMRYAIDPSKIARDLGWYPETDFETGIRKTVKWYLEHQDWVNEVVSGDYQKYYEEMYGNK, from the coding sequence ATGAAAACATATTTAGTGACAGGTGCTGCCGGCTTTATTGGCTCTAATTATTTAAAATATATTTTAAATAAATACAAAGATGATGATATTAGAGTAATTGTGGTCGATGTGCTTACTTATGCAGGAAATTTAGGCACGATTGCCAATGAAATTAAGAATGAAAGAGTAAAATTTGAAAAGGTTGATATTCGTGATCAAAGGGAAATTGCCAGAGTCTTTTCTGAAAATGAAGTTGACTTTGTTGTGAATTTTGCGGCGGAATCGCATGTTGACCGTTCTATTGAAAATCCGCAAATTTTTTTGGAAACAAATATTCTTGGTACGCAAAATCTTTTGGAAAATGCAAAAAAAGCGTGGACTATTGCAAAAGATGAAAATGGCTACCCAATTTACAAGGATGGAGTAAAATATTTACAAGTTTCAACTGATGAAGTTTACGGAAGCTTGTCAAAAGATTATGACATAGCCATCGACTTAGTAATTGATGATGAGGAAGTGAAAAAAGTTGTAAAAAATAGAACAAATTTAAAAACTTATGGAAAAAATTTCTTTACAGAAAAAACTACCCTTGATCCAAGAAGCCCGTATTCAGCTTCCAAAGCGAGTGCAGATCACATTGTAATTGCCTACGGTGAAACTTACAAAATGCCAATAAATATTACAAGATGTTCAAATAACTATGGTCCTTACCATTTTCCAGAAAAATTAATTCCACTTATGATTAAGAATGTGCTAGAGGGTAAAAAATTGCCCGTTTATGGAAAAGGGGACAATGTAAGGGACTGGCTTTATGTGGAGGATCATTGTAAAGGAATTGACTTGGTTCTAAGAAATGCTGACATTTATGAAATTTACAATATTGGAGGCTTTAACGAAGAGCAAAATATTAATATTGTAAAATTAGTTATTGATGTTTTAAGAGAAGAAATTGAAAATAATGATGAATATAAAAAAGTTTTAAAAACTGACTTGCAAAATATAAATTATGATTTAATTACTTATGTTCAAGATCGGCTTGGGCACGATATGAGATATGCCATTGATCCTTCAAAAATTGCAAGAGATTTAGGATGGTATCCAGAAACAGACTTTGAAACAGGTATCAGAAAGACTGTAAAATGGTACTTGGAACATCAGGACTGGGTAAATGAAGTAGTTTCAGGAGATTATCAAAAGTATTACGAAGAAATGTATGGAAATAAATAA
- a CDS encoding carbon starvation CstA family protein gives MISFILAIVALILGYAFYSKFVEKVFGIEPDRTPPSIEYYDGVDYVQISTPKAFLIQFLNIAGTGPIFGAIAGALWGPAAFLWIVFGCIFGGAVHDFLIGMLSLRDKGSSIGELVGQNLGVVMQQIMRVFSIVLLILVGVVFIKSPADILHNLIPGVSAMTFTIIIIAYYILATILPLDKIIAKIYPIFGFALLFMAIGIGTMLIYGQFKGAFAIPEITEIFKGNPHPKGTSMFPYLFISIACGAVSGFHATQSPMVARCLKNETEGRKVFYGAMISEGVVALVWAAAAMTVFGGIKELAAAGTPAVVVNKASVQLLGVFGAFLAVLGVVACPITSGDTAFRGSRLIIADIFKIKQAPIKNRFLIAIPLFVVGIYLTTIDFNVIWRYFAWANQTLAAVSLWTATVWLVKKGKPFLFALIPSMFMTMVVTTYIIIAPEGFVRFFKNVPVHTIEFYGTLIASVVTIICTALLFNYKHHLHGKSHHAERLNVAK, from the coding sequence ATGATTTCTTTTATTTTAGCAATAGTTGCTCTTATTTTGGGTTACGCATTTTACAGTAAATTTGTAGAAAAAGTTTTTGGAATAGAACCTGATAGAACACCACCCTCAATTGAATATTACGACGGTGTCGATTATGTGCAAATCAGCACTCCAAAAGCATTTTTGATTCAATTCTTAAATATTGCCGGAACAGGACCGATATTTGGAGCGATTGCAGGTGCTTTATGGGGACCAGCCGCATTTTTGTGGATTGTTTTTGGATGTATATTTGGAGGAGCAGTTCACGATTTCTTGATTGGTATGCTTTCGCTTAGGGATAAGGGAAGCAGTATTGGAGAACTTGTCGGACAAAATTTAGGTGTTGTCATGCAGCAGATTATGAGAGTTTTCTCAATTGTTTTACTTATTTTAGTTGGAGTGGTATTTATAAAATCACCTGCTGATATTCTTCACAATTTAATTCCGGGTGTAAGTGCCATGACTTTTACAATTATTATAATTGCTTATTATATTTTAGCAACAATTCTCCCACTTGATAAAATCATTGCCAAAATTTACCCAATCTTTGGTTTTGCATTGTTATTTATGGCGATTGGTATTGGGACAATGTTAATTTACGGGCAATTTAAAGGTGCTTTTGCAATTCCTGAAATTACTGAAATTTTTAAAGGAAATCCGCATCCTAAAGGAACTTCAATGTTTCCCTACTTATTTATTTCAATAGCCTGCGGTGCAGTAAGCGGTTTCCATGCTACTCAATCCCCAATGGTTGCACGTTGCCTAAAAAATGAAACTGAAGGAAGAAAAGTTTTTTATGGTGCCATGATTTCAGAAGGTGTAGTTGCGCTAGTATGGGCTGCCGCTGCGATGACAGTTTTTGGTGGAATTAAGGAACTTGCCGCTGCCGGAACTCCTGCAGTTGTTGTAAATAAAGCATCTGTTCAATTGCTCGGTGTATTTGGGGCATTTCTAGCTGTACTAGGTGTCGTTGCTTGTCCTATTACTTCGGGAGATACTGCCTTTAGAGGTTCAAGATTAATTATTGCTGATATTTTCAAAATTAAACAGGCTCCAATAAAAAACAGATTTTTAATTGCAATACCTTTATTTGTCGTTGGTATTTATTTAACAACTATTGACTTTAACGTTATTTGGAGATATTTTGCATGGGCAAACCAAACTTTGGCGGCAGTTTCATTATGGACTGCAACAGTATGGCTTGTTAAAAAAGGAAAACCATTCTTATTCGCATTAATTCCTTCAATGTTTATGACAATGGTTGTTACAACTTATATCATAATCGCTCCAGAAGGATTTGTAAGATTTTTCAAAAATGTGCCTGTTCACACTATTGAGTTTTACGGTACTTTAATCGCAAGTGTAGTTACAATTATCTGCACAGCATTATTATTCAACTACAAGCATCATTTACACGGAAAATCTCATCACGCTGAACGTTTAAACGTTGCAAAATAA
- a CDS encoding RNA-guided endonuclease InsQ/TnpB family protein — translation MYLTLKQQVKHLSKKEFRNLKYLCHIAKNLKNQAIYNVRQYYFKNKKYLSYNENYKMLKNSENYKKLNSNMAQQILKEVDGSFKSFFGLLKLAKNGQYDNKKIKLPNYLAKDGFTTLVIGFVRLKDDILIVPYSNSFRKTHKEIAIKLPSVLKDKKIKEIRIIPKQYSRYFEIQYTYEVEEVRRELNENNALGIDLGIDNLCTCVTNNGVSFIIDGRKLKSINQYYNKINAKLQSIKDKQKIEHITLRQKRIARKRNNRIEDYLSKAARIIVNYCLNNDIGKVVLGYNEDFQRNSNIGSINNQNFVNIPYGKIRDKLQYLCKLDGIEFKLQEESYTSKASFFDEDEIPIYDKENPQEYKFSGKRIKRGLYQTSTGKFINSDCNGALNILKKSKVVDLSILYNRGELNTPKRIRVV, via the coding sequence ATGTATTTAACTTTAAAACAACAGGTAAAACATCTTAGTAAAAAAGAGTTTAGAAATTTAAAATATTTGTGCCATATAGCTAAAAATTTAAAGAATCAGGCTATATACAATGTTAGACAATACTATTTTAAAAATAAAAAGTATTTAAGTTATAACGAAAACTATAAAATGCTTAAAAATAGTGAGAACTATAAAAAATTAAATTCTAATATGGCTCAACAAATTCTAAAAGAAGTAGACGGAAGTTTCAAATCATTTTTTGGACTTTTAAAACTTGCTAAGAATGGTCAATACGATAATAAAAAAATAAAATTACCTAATTATCTTGCTAAAGATGGTTTTACAACTCTTGTTATAGGTTTTGTAAGATTAAAAGATGATATTCTGATAGTTCCTTATTCAAATTCATTTAGAAAGACACATAAGGAAATCGCAATAAAACTACCATCAGTATTAAAAGACAAGAAGATAAAAGAAATTAGAATAATACCAAAACAATATTCTAGGTACTTTGAAATTCAATATACTTATGAGGTAGAAGAAGTTCGAAGGGAATTAAATGAAAACAATGCACTAGGAATTGATTTAGGTATAGACAATCTATGTACTTGTGTAACTAATAATGGAGTTTCATTCATAATAGATGGTAGAAAATTAAAATCAATAAATCAATACTATAACAAGATAAATGCAAAATTACAAAGTATAAAAGATAAGCAAAAGATAGAGCATATAACATTAAGGCAAAAGAGAATAGCTAGAAAGAGAAATAATCGTATAGAAGATTATCTTTCAAAAGCAGCAAGAATAATTGTAAATTATTGTCTTAATAATGATATAGGAAAAGTAGTTTTAGGATATAATGAAGATTTTCAAAGAAATTCAAATATAGGAAGTATAAATAATCAAAATTTTGTAAATATACCATATGGAAAAATAAGAGATAAATTACAATATCTATGTAAACTAGATGGAATAGAATTTAAACTGCAAGAAGAAAGTTATACATCAAAAGCAAGTTTCTTTGATGAAGATGAAATTCCAATATATGATAAAGAAAATCCGCAAGAATATAAATTCAGTGGAAAAAGAATAAAAAGAGGACTATATCAAACAAGTACAGGTAAATTTATAAATTCAGATTGTAATGGAGCATTAAATATTTTAAAAAAAAGTAAAGTTGTGGATTTAAGTATCCTATACAATAGAGGTGAGCTGAACACGCCTAAAAGAATAAGGGTAGTGTAA
- the nagA gene encoding N-acetylglucosamine-6-phosphate deacetylase, whose protein sequence is MIIKNAKIFDGEKFIGENAVVLEGKFIRKIVDFSLIDEKELENQEVIDVEGMVLSPGFIDLQINGCGGVLFNDDISRKALEIMNETNKRYGCTSFLPTLITSPDEKIEKAIELVKGMEDNEEIGVLGLHIEGPYISVEKKGIHRSEYIRVLSDEMIEKIAKAGPEVTRIITIAPEKAKVEHLKKLRNAGINVAIGHTNATYKECVEKKEYYNCGTHLYNAMRGLDSREPGVVGFLFNNDTTNCGIIVDGLHIDFASVEIAKKIMKDRLYLVTDAVSPAGTDNMTEFMFEGNRVLYRDGKCISPEGTLGGSSLVMIKGVQNLVEEVYISLEEALRMATSYPAEAVAIDEKYGFIKEGYFADLTYFDENFNVKGIISKGKLTRY, encoded by the coding sequence ATGATTATAAAAAATGCAAAGATATTTGATGGGGAGAAGTTTATTGGGGAAAATGCGGTTGTTTTGGAAGGGAAATTTATAAGAAAGATAGTGGATTTTTCTTTGATTGATGAAAAAGAGCTGGAAAATCAGGAAGTTATTGATGTTGAGGGGATGGTTTTGTCGCCTGGATTTATTGATTTGCAAATTAATGGGTGTGGAGGAGTGCTGTTTAATGATGATATTTCTAGGAAAGCGTTGGAAATAATGAATGAAACTAATAAAAGATATGGGTGTACTTCGTTTTTGCCTACGCTCATAACTTCTCCAGATGAGAAGATAGAAAAGGCCATTGAGCTTGTGAAGGGAATGGAAGATAATGAGGAAATTGGAGTTTTGGGACTTCATATTGAAGGACCTTATATAAGTGTGGAAAAAAAGGGGATTCATCGTTCTGAATATATAAGAGTTTTGTCGGATGAGATGATTGAGAAAATAGCTAAGGCAGGACCAGAAGTTACTAGAATAATAACGATAGCACCTGAAAAGGCTAAAGTTGAACATTTGAAGAAATTGAGGAATGCTGGGATTAATGTGGCTATTGGGCATACGAATGCAACTTACAAAGAGTGTGTGGAAAAGAAGGAATATTATAATTGCGGAACGCATTTGTATAATGCAATGAGAGGACTGGATTCGAGAGAGCCTGGAGTTGTTGGATTTTTATTTAATAATGATACTACGAATTGCGGGATAATAGTTGACGGGCTTCATATAGATTTTGCTTCTGTGGAAATTGCTAAGAAGATAATGAAGGATAGACTTTATCTTGTGACAGATGCGGTGAGCCCTGCTGGAACTGATAATATGACAGAATTTATGTTTGAAGGAAACAGAGTTTTATATAGGGATGGAAAATGTATTTCTCCAGAGGGAACTTTGGGGGGATCTTCGCTTGTTATGATAAAAGGAGTACAAAATCTAGTGGAAGAAGTTTATATTTCGCTTGAGGAAGCACTTAGAATGGCAACTTCCTATCCTGCTGAAGCGGTGGCTATTGATGAAAAATATGGATTTATAAAGGAAGGTTATTTTGCAGATTTGACGTATTTTGATGAAAACTTTAATGTGAAGGGGATAATAAGCAAAGGGAAATTGACTAGATATTAA